DNA from Prunus persica cultivar Lovell chromosome G6, Prunus_persica_NCBIv2, whole genome shotgun sequence:
AAAACACCAGTTGGAGGATGGAGAGCCGTCAGATACATCCTTGGTAAATTCTTTTTCATGGCAAGCTTCTCATTTTATGTTGATCTTTTCTTATCATTTCTATAATGATTTTATATGGGGGGATTGGACCCCCCGCGTTTTCTTAATGAAGACATAGTTGGATGAGTTCTGACTGTTACGATTTGTGTTTTTGAAGGGAATGAGACGTTTGAGAAGGTGGCTTCCATGAGCTTGGTTGCAAATTTGGTGATGTATCTGCATACAAAGTACAACTTGGATAACGTAGTTTCGGCTAATGTGTTCAACATCTGGTCTGGTTCGTGCAACATTGCACCGTTGTTTGGTGCTTTCGTTGCTGACACTTACGTTGGAAAGTTCTATACTCTTCTCTTTAGCTCAATAGCATCCCTCCTGGTAAgaatctataaatagaatatgaTATTCattgaattaattttttaaggaTCTATGAACACTTGTGATTTCAATCTGGCAGGGAATGGGGACCCTGACCTTAACTGCAGGTTTACACGAATTAACTCCCTCTGCCTGCAAAGGACAAACCGAATGCCCACAACCTAATGCTTGGCAGCTAGCCGTCCTCTATTCGGGTCTCGGGTTGCTAGTTGTTGGATCTGGAGGCCTTAGACCATGCAACATTGCCTTTGGAGCTGATCAGTTTGACACCAAAACAGAGAAAGGAAGAGCACAGCTAGACAGCTTTTGCAATTGGTGGTACCTCCTGTTCACCGTAGCCCTCCTCATAGCTCTCACTGGAGTCGTCTATATTCAGACCAATGTCAGctggattttgggtttttccataCCAACTGCCTGCTTTGGTCTCTCCATAATAATTTTCTTGCTTGGAACCAAGTTGTACATACGCATAAAGCCCCAAGGAAGCGTCTTCACCGACATTATCAAGGTTGTAGTAGCTACCTGCAGAAAATATGGTTCTAATGCAGGACAAACTTCAGGGAAGTTGTTTTATGATCCTCCTTCAATTGGATCAGAGTCTCAGACGGCAGCTCGCACGGACAGACTCAAGTTCATTGATAAGGCTGCTATGATTATGGACCCTAGTGAAGTGGACAGCCAAGGCAAGCCTACAAATGGATGGAGATTATGCAGTGTGCAGCAAGTTGAGCAACTAAAATCTGTGGTGTGGATATTGCCTGTTTGGATAACtggaattttttgtttcatagGCATGAACCAAATGAATTCTTTTGGGATCTTTCAAGCAATTCAGATGAACAAAGCAATTGGACCCAAATTCCAAATTCCACCAGCCTGGATGGGGCTAGCACCAATGATTGCACTTTCAATATGGATCATCATATACGAGAGCCTCTACATTCCTCAAATGCAGAAAAGGAACAAGAATGAAAGCGGAAGGTTGACAATGGAGCAGAGGTTTAAGATTGGCATTGTGATGTCAGTTCTGTGCATGGTGGTGGCCGGACTTACTGAGATGAAGCGCCGGAACTCAGCTCTGAAGCACGGGACTTTCGAGTCACCTATAACGGTTGCATTGCTCGTGCCACAATTCGCATTATCTGGTCTGATTGAAGCTTTTGCTGCAATTGCCTTGATGGAACTACTTACCGTGCAGTGGCCACAGAGCATGAGGACTTTTGCTGGGGCAGTCTTCTTTCTCAGCTTGTCCATGGCAAGCTACCTAACCTCCCTTCTCATCACAATCGTCAAAAAAGTGAGTGGCTTGAATGGCAATTCATCATGGTTGGGTGGCAATGATCTTAACAAGAATAGGCTTGATTACTACTATTACACCATAGCCGGCCTCGGGGTCGTAAATTTTGTGTATTTCCATTTCTATGCCCGCCATTATCTATCCGATGCAGCAGCTGTTGAAAATTCTGAAAACCAAGTTAACTCTGACACTGAAAAGGGTTGTAGGTCCAGAGACACTGAAAGGGGGTTGTAGGTCTTGTAGATTACAGATGTTGCCTAGTGTTCTTATagtcttgtttgtttttttcatgTAATGTTATTGATTTGATTCTCCTAGAAGTACCAAGAACGTTTGAAAACCTCAAAGCATGTGTTTTAGAAGTAAGTATCTTTACATTACATTTTGTTCATTATTTGTGAGCATTCATTCTATCTTGCATTGCACCACGGCAGCGTAATAGTTTCCTAATGAATCTTTGataaacaatattttacacGTGGCCGAAGCTAGGATATACCACGGTCATATTTTGTATGGCTTCCTTGCTAGAAGACGGAAAATTGTAACGGCTATATTAACTTCGATATTTTCCCGCGCAgcctctatatatatatatatatatatatatatatatatttctctcTGCACACACCGCACCAACACCAGAGTTCCCAACCTCTCAGAGACTCCAAGACTCAACCTTTCGACAT
Protein-coding regions in this window:
- the LOC18772204 gene encoding protein NRT1/ PTR FAMILY 2.8 gives rise to the protein MSLVANLVMYLHTKYNLDNVVSANVFNIWSGSCNIAPLFGAFVADTYVGKFYTLLFSSIASLLGMGTLTLTAGLHELTPSACKGQTECPQPNAWQLAVLYSGLGLLVVGSGGLRPCNIAFGADQFDTKTEKGRAQLDSFCNWWYLLFTVALLIALTGVVYIQTNVSWILGFSIPTACFGLSIIIFLLGTKLYIRIKPQGSVFTDIIKVVVATCRKYGSNAGQTSGKLFYDPPSIGSESQTAARTDRLKFIDKAAMIMDPSEVDSQGKPTNGWRLCSVQQVEQLKSVVWILPVWITGIFCFIGMNQMNSFGIFQAIQMNKAIGPKFQIPPAWMGLAPMIALSIWIIIYESLYIPQMQKRNKNESGRLTMEQRFKIGIVMSVLCMVVAGLTEMKRRNSALKHGTFESPITVALLVPQFALSGLIEAFAAIALMELLTVQWPQSMRTFAGAVFFLSLSMASYLTSLLITIVKKVSGLNGNSSWLGGNDLNKNRLDYYYYTIAGLGVVNFVYFHFYARHYLSDAAAVENSENQVNSDTEKGCRSRDTERGL